In Streptomyces sp. NBC_01231, the sequence TAGCCGTGGCCGGATGATGCACCTAGCATCAGCCTGACCGAAACCGATGCACCCCGAGGACCCCTTGTGCGCTTTCGTCTGACCCCCAGGGAGACGAGCTTCTACGACATGTTCGCCGCATCCGCGGACAACATCGTCACGGGCTCGAAGCTCCTGATGGAACTGCTCGGGGCGGACGCTTCCGCCCGGGCCGAGATCGCAGAGCGTATGCGGGCCGCGGAACACGCCGGTGACGACGCCACGCATGCGATCTTCCACCAGCTGAACTCCTCGTTCATCACGCCGTTCGACCGCGAGGACATCTACAACCTCGCGTCCTCCCTCGACGACATCATGGACTTCATGGAGGAGGCCGTCGACCTGGTCGTCCTCTACAACGTGGAGGAACTGCCCAAGGGCGTCGAGCAGCAGGTCGAGGTACTGGCACGGGCGGCCGAGCTGACCGCCGAGGCGATGCCGAACCTGCGCACGATGGACAACCTCACCGAGTACTGGATCGAGGTCAACCGGCTGGAGAACCAGGCGGACCAGATCCACCGCAAGCTGCTCGCCATGCTCTTCAACGGCAAGTACGAAGCCATCGAGGTGCTCAAACTCAAGCAGATCGTGGACGTGCTCGAGGAAGCCGCCGACGCGTTCGAGCATGTGGCGAACACGGTGGAGACCATCGCAGTCAAGGAGTCCTGACCTCTCCATGGACACCTTGGCTCTGGTCGCGACCATCGCGGTCGCGCTCTTCTTCACGTACACGAACGGCTTCCACGACTCGGCGAACGCGATCGCCACGTCGGTCTCGACGCGCGCGCTCACGCCTCGGGCCGCGCTCGCGATGGCGGCTGTCATGAACCTTGCCGGTGCGTTTCTCGGCTCCGGGGTCGCCAAGACCGTCAGCGAGGGGCTGATCGAGACACCCCAGGGGTCCAAGGGGATGGGCATCCTCTTCGCGGCGCTGGTCGGTGCGATCACCTGGAACCTGGTCACCTGGTACTTCGGGCTGCCGTCGTCCTCGTCGCACGCGCTGTTCGGCGGGATGGTCGGGGCGGCGCTGGCCGGCGGTACGACCGTGTACTGGAGCGGGGTGCTGGACAAGGTCGTCATCCCGATGTTCATCTCGCCGGTGGTGGGCCTGGTCGTCGGCTACCTGGTGATGACGGCGATCCTGTGGCTCTTCAGGCGCTCCAACCCGCACAAGGCCAAGCGCGGCTTCCGGATAGCGCAGACCGTGTCGGCGGCCGGTATGGCACTCGGACACGGCCTCCAGGACGCGCAGAAGACCATGGGCATCGTGGTGATGGCGCTGGTCATCGCGGACGCCGAGGACTACGGCGACCCGATCCCGGTATGGGTCAAGATCGTGTGCGCGGTGATGCTGTCACTGGGCACCTACGCGGGCGGCTGGCGGATCATGCGGACGCTCGGCCGGAAGATCATCGAGCTGGACCCGCCCCAGGGGTTCGCGGCGGAGACGACCGGCGCGTCGATCATGTTCACCACCGCGTTCATCTTCAAGGCACCGATCTCGACGACCCACGTCATCACGTCCGCGATCATGGGCGTCGGCGCGACGAAGCGGGTGAACGCCGTGCGGTGGGGTGTCGCCAAGAACATCATCCTCGGCTGGTTCATCACGATGCCGGCGGCGGCGCTGGTGGCGGCGGGGGCGTTCGGCGTGGTGAACCTGGCGTTCCTGTAGGGAACCGGCGCGCTGAGGGCAGAGCCCGGCGGCGCGGACCCTCGCGTGGGGGGCGAAGCCAGCGCGAACCCTCGTGTGGGGGCAGAGCCCAGCGGAGCGAACCATCGTGTGGCGGCGAAGCCCCCGGCGCGAACCCGTTGCGCTGGGGACAGAGCCCGGCGGCGCGGACCCCCGCGTGCGGGGGCGAAGCCAGCGCGAACCCTCGCGTGGGGGCAGAGCCCAGCGGAGCGAACCATCGTGTGGCGGCGAAGCCCCCGGCGCGAACCCGTTGCGCTGGGGACAGAGCCCGGCGGCGCGGACCCCCGCGTGCGGGGGCGAAGCCAGCGCGAACCCTCGCGTGGGGCAGAGCCCAGCGGAGCGAATCGTCACGCGGCGGCGAAGCCCCCAGCGCGAACCGTAGCGCTGGGCCAAGCCCCCGGCGGCCAAGACGACGGGCCCGCCCCCGGGAGCCGGGGGCGGGCCCTCTTCGTCCTCGCGGTGGCACCGCCATGCAGCACCGCGAGGGGTCATGGAAGCGTCGGCTCAGCCGAAGCGGCCGGAGATGTAGTCCTCCGTGGCCTGGACCGACGGGTTGGAGAAGATCCGCTCCGTGTCGTCGATCTCGATCAGCCTGCCGGGCTGCCCGACCGCCGCGAGGTTGAAGAACGCGGTGCGGTCGGAGACACGAGCCGCCTGCTGCATGTTGTGCGTCACGATGACGATCGTGAAGCGTTCCTTCAGCTCACCGATCAGGTCCTCGATGGCAAGCGTCGAGATCGGGTCCAGGGCCGAGCACGGCTCGTCCATGAGCAGCACGTTCGGCTCCACAGCGATCGCCCGCGCGATGCACAGACGCTGCTGCTGGCCACCGGACAGACCGGAGCCCGGCTTGTTCAGGCGGTCCTTCACCTCGTTCCAGAGGTTCGCGCCCTTGAGGGACTTCTCGACGGTGTCGCTCAGCTCCGACTTCTTGTAGCTGCCGTTCAGCCGCAGCCCCGCCGCCACGTTGTCGAAGATCGACATCGTGGGGAACGGGTTCGGACGCTGGAACACCATGCCGACCTCGCGGCGCACGGACACCGGGTCGATGCCATGCCCGTACAGGTCCTCGTCGTCCAGCAGCACCTTGCCCTCGACCCGGCCGCCCGAGGTGACCTCGTGCATCCGGTTCAGCGTGCGCAGGAACGTCGACTTGCCGCAGCCGGACGGGCCGATGAAGGCCGTCACCGAACGCGGCTCGACCGTCATCGAGATGTCCTCGATCGCCTTGTGGGATCCGTAGTAGGCGGTGAGCCCGCTTACGTCGATTCGCTTGGCCATGTCTTCTACTTCTCTTCCAGATCAGTCGCTGTTGGCCCCGCCCGGCGGAGCCGGAAGTTGTCGCCTTAGCGACCGGTCTTGGGGGCCTTCCAGCGGGCGATCCCGCGGGCCACCAGATTGAGGATCATCACGAACGCGATGAGGGTCAGAGCCGCCGCCCAGGCACGGTCGTAGGCCGCACCGGAGCCCGCGCTGTTCGCGTACTGCTGATAGATGTACAGCGGAAGCGACTGCTGCGCACCCTCGAAGGGGTTGCTGTTGATGAGCGAGTTGCCCCACACCAGCAGCAGCACCGGCGCGGTCTCGCCCGCGATACGGGCGACCGCCAGCATGATGCCGGTCGCGATGCCGCCGATCGAGGTCGGCAGGACCACCTTCAGGATCGTGCGCCACTTGGGGACACCGAGCGCCAGAGAGGCCTCTCGCAACTCGTTCGGGACGAGCTTGAGCATCTCCTCAGTGGAGCGGACGACGACCGGCATCATCAGGATGGCCAGCGCGAGCGAACCGGCGAACCCGAAGGGCTGCATGTCGAACATCAGCATGATGCTGAGGATGAACAGGCCCGCGACGATCGACGGGATGCCCGTCATGACGTCCACGAAGAAGGTGACCGAGCGGGCCAGGTTGCCGCGCCCGTACTCGACCAGGTAGATCGCGGTGAGCACACCGATCGGGGCGGCGATCAGCGTGGCCAGGCCCACCTGCTCCAGGCTGCCGATGATGGCGTGGTAGATACCGCCGCCCGGCTCGGTGTCCGCGATCAGGCCCATCGAGTGGGTCAGGAAGTAGATGTCGAGGACCTTCACACCGCGCGTGACGGTGGTCCACACCAGGGAGACCAGCGGCACCACGGCGAGCAGGAAGGCGACCCAGACCAGCGAGGTCGCGAGCCGGTCCTTGGCCTGCCGACGCCCCTCGACGCCGGCGGCGGCCCCGAACGTGGCGAGGAGGAAGATGATCCCGGCGATCAGGCCCTGCTGGACCTTGCTGTCCAGGCCGGCGGCCAGGCCGATGCCGATGGCCACGGCGACGGAGCCGGCCGCGATGGCGTACGGCGCCCACCTGGGGAGTCTGGCGCCCTGCAGGGTGCTGGGGCGCTTGTCGGCGACTGCGGTGCTCATGCGTTGGCCCCCGAGTACTCCTTGCGGCGGGCGATGATCGCGCGGGCCGCGCCGTTGACCAGCAGGGTGATGACGAACAGGACCAGACCGGAGGCGATGAGCGCGTCCCGGCCGATTTCGCTGGCCTCACTGAACTTGCTGGCGATGTTCTGGGCGAAGGTGCCGCCGCCCGGGTCGAGCAGGCTGGCCTGGATGTCGAAGGTCGGCGAGAGCACGGTGGCGACGGCCATCGTCTCGCCGAGCGCGCGGCCGAGGCCGAGCATCGACGCGGAGATCACGCCGGAGCGGCCGAAGGGGATCACCGCCATGCGGATGACCTCCCAGCGGGTGGCGCCGAGGGCGAGGGCCGCCTCCTCGATCATCTGCGGGGCCTGGCGGAAGACCTCGCGGCTCACGTTGGTGATGATCGGCAGGATCATGATCGCGAGCAGGATGCCGACGGTCAGCATCGAGCGGGGCGCGCCGCCCTGCCAGGAGAAGATGCCGGTCCAGCCGAGGTACTTGTCCAGCCAGCCGAAGAGGCCGGTCATGTTCGGCACCAGGATCAGGGCGCCCCACAGGCCGTAGACGATGGACGGCACGGCGGCGAGCAGGTCGATCACATAGGCGATGGGACCGCTGAGTCTGCGCGGGGCGTAGTGGGTGAGGAACAGCGCGATCGCGACGGCGATCGGGACCGCGATCACCATGGCGATGATCGAGGAGACGACCGTGCCGAACGCCAGGACGGCGATGCCGAACTTCGGCGGGAGCAGGGTGGTGTTCCACTCGAAGGCGGTGAAGAAGTTGGCCTCGTCCTTGCTGATCGCCATCGAGGCGCGATACGTCAGGAAGCCCGCGATCGCGGCCATGATCACGAGCAGCAGGATGCCCGACCCACGGGAGAGACCGAGGAAGATCCGGTCACCGGGTCGGGTGGCGCCCCGGGCCGCGCGCTTCTGCTCGGCCGCGGTCGGCGGTGGGACGGGGGGAGGGGCTTCGGTGTTCTTAGTGGATATGTCCATCGGGTTCTCCGGTCTGCGGAGCCGTACGTGCCGTACGGCCCTGTGGAGCCGGTCACGATGTGCGGCGGCTCCTGGCGGCGATGCACCGGACGGTGCGGTCCGGTCCGGGGTTCTTGAGGCCCCGGACCGGACCGCACGCTCAGTCAGCTCAGGCCATCGATCGTGGTGCGGACCTTGGCGATGATGTCGTCGGGGATGGGCGCGTAGTCGTTGTCCGCGAGGACCTTCTGGCCGTCCTCGGAGGCGATGAAGCGCAGGAACGCCTTGGTGGCGGGCAGGGTCTCAGCCTTGTTGCCCTTGTCGCAGACGACCTCGTACGTGACCAGGGTGATCGGGTAGGCGCCGTCGGCCTTGGTCGCGTAGTTCAGCTGCAGCGCCAGGTCCGTGCCGGTGCCGACGACCTTGGCGTCGGCGATGGCCTTGGTGGCGTTCTCCACGGTGGCGTCGACCGGGGCGGAGGCGCCCGTGTCGATGCTGACCGGGGTGATGCCGTCCTTGGCGTACGACAGCTCCATGTAGCCGATCGCGCCGGAGGTCTGCTTGACCTGCTGGGCGACGCCGGAGGAACCGGACGCGGACTGGCCGCCCTTGGCCTGCCAGGCCTTGCCGCCCTCGTAGGGCCAGTCGCTCTTGGCGGAGGCGATCAGGTACTTGGTGAAGTTGTCCGTCGTACCGGAGTCCTCGGAGCGGTGGAACGCCTGGATCTTGAGGTCGGGAAGCTTCGCGTCGGGGTTCAGCTTCTTGATCGCCGCGTCGTTCCAGTTCGTGATCTTGTCGTTGAAGATCTTGGCGAGGGTCGGCGCGTCCAGGACGAGCTTGTCCACACCCGGAACGTTGAAGCCGATCGCGATCGGGCCGCCGACCATCGGGAGGTCGATGCCCTGGCCACCGGTGCAGACCTTCTTGGAGGCGGTGACCTCTTCGGGCTTCAGCGCGGAGTCGGAACCGGCGAAGGCGACCTGGCCCTGGGTGAACGCGGTGATACCGGCGCCGGAGCCGCTGCCCTTGTAGTTGATCTGAACGCCACAGGCCTGGGTGAACTGCTTGACCCAGGCGTCGATCGCGTTCTTCTGCGCGGACGAGCCGTCGGCGAGCAGCTGCCCCTTGGCGTCGTCGCACTTGATGTTGCCGGCGGCGGCGGACGAGGACGCGCCGCTGTCCCCGCCGGAGCTGGTGTCGTCGGAGCCGCACGCCGTGAGGGCCAGGGCGCCGGAGACGGCGAGAGCACCGAGGGTGAGGGCCCGCCGGTTCATGCGCTGAAGCTTCACTTGAGGGAGTTCCTTCCAGGAGCCGCCGTCCTGAATCCGGCGGCGTGCGCGAAGTCTGGGTGATGCGGACACGTACTCGCGGAACGCAGCCGCACCGCGTAAGGCCGAAATTAGACAGATCAGGTGAAGGCGCCTACGGCCACAAGTGAACGGAGGGTGAACCCCTGAGGACGGTGCGGTTAGGTCACGGAACGCTTACGGGAAGGGCACACAGGGGTCCCGGCACGGGCACCTCGATTCGGCGGCCGGCCAGACGACCTGCGTACTCGCGCAGTGAGGCATCAATTGCCACGGTACCGACAGGCCGGATACCCGGCGCGATGTGGAACCGTGGCGTGCGTCGCGTGGAACCCGTGGCCTCGCGAGGCCGTCTCGTTCCACGAAGTCGACGGAAGGCACGGACATGGAACGGCGCACGTTCATCGGCGGCACCGCCACCGCACTGGCGGCGGTGGCGACGGGCTGCAGGACCGGCGGCGGCTCCGCCGCGAGTACGTCGGCGTCGACCTCCCGCGCCTCGTTCAGGACGACCAGCGCCACTGCCGCCAACTGGTCGGCCCTCGCCCGCGACCTCGACGGCCTCCTCGTCCGCCCCGGCGACGCCGCCTGGCCGGCCGCCCGCCAGCTCTACAACACCCGCTTCGACTCGCTGAAGCCCGCCGCGGTCGCCTACGTCGCCGGCGGCGACGACATCCGTACGGCCCTGTCCTACGCCCGCGCCCACAGCCTCCACGTGGCGATCCGCAACGGCGGCCACTCCTACGCCGGCTGGTCCTCGGGCAACGGCCGCCTGGTCATCGACGTCTCCAAGCTCAACCGGGTGCGGGCGAGCGGTGGCAGCGCCGTGGTCGGCGCCGGCGCCAAGCTGATCGACGTCTACCGGGGGCTCGCCGCGAAGGGCGTGACGATCCCGGCGGGCTCCTGCCCCACGGTCGGGGTCTCCGGCCTCACCCTCGGCGGCGGCCACGGCGTGGTCTCCCGGGCGTACGGCCTGACCTGCGACAGCCTCACCCAGGCCACCCTGATCACGGCCGACGGCAAGCAGCTCACCGCGAACGCCACCGACCACAAGGACCTCTTCTGGGCCCTGCGCGGCGCCGGCAACGGCAACTTCGGCGTCGTCACCGAACTCCACTTCAAGACCCACCCGGCCCCGCAGGCCGTGACGGCATACCTGTCCTGGCCGTGGTCGAAGGCGGCCGCCGTGATGAAGGCCTGGCAGGAGTGGGGCCCGTCCCAGCCGGACGAGATCTGGTCGTCCCTGCACCTGGCGGGCGCGCCCGGCGGCCACACCACCGTCTCCGTCGCCGCCTTCTCCATCGGCACCTACGGCGAACTCCAGAACGCCGTCGACCGCCTCGCGGACAAGGTCGGAGCCCCGGCGAGCAGCGTCTCGCTGCGGCGCCGCGGCTACGAGGAGGCGATGGAGATCTACGCGGGCTGCTCGGCCTTCTCGAACGACGCGCAGTGCCATCTGCCGGGCTCTACGCCGGGCCGCTCGGGGCAGGGCGCGCTGGGCCGTGAGACCTACGCGGCCCGCTCGGACTTCTTCGACCGCTCGCTCTCCCCGGCCGGCATCCAGACGCTGCTCAAGCAGATGAACTCGGTGCGCGGCGGTTCGGGCAGCATCGCGTTCACGGCACTCGGCGGGGCGGTCAACCGGGTCTCCCCGACGGCGACGGCGTTCGTCCACCGCCGCTCGCGGATGCTGGCCCAGTACATCGCCGCCTGGCGGGCCGGCACCAGCGGCTCGACCGCCCAGGCCTGGCTGACCTCGGCCCACACCGCGATGAAGCCGCACGCCTCGGGCGCGGCCTACCAGAACTACACGGACCCGACCCTGAAGAACTGGCGCACGGCGTACTACGGCGCCGCGGCGACCCGCCTGACCACGATCAAGAAGCAGTACGACCCGAACCGCTTCTTCACGTATCCCCAGGCGCTGTGAGCCCAGGGACAACCACCGGACGGATCCTGCGCGGCCCTACGCGGCCAGGTCCCGCTCCTCGGTCCCCGTCGGCTCCTTGTGCGCCCCCGGGACCACCGCGTCCCGCCCGTCGTACGACCGCCCCCGGGCCCGGATCAGCCGGCCGGCCCGCGGGGACCGCTCGATCGCCTTGGTGAGCGGCGTCAGCAGGGCCGTGGCCACCGGGGACAGCAGCAGCGCGACAGCGGTACCGAGCGCGAACCCGCCCACGACGTCGGTCGGGTAGTGCACGCCCATGTAGATCCGGCAGAAGCCCTCGAGCAGCGCGAGTCCGAGGCCGAGAAGCCCGAACTTGCGGTTGGCGACGAACAGGGCGACGGCCATGGCCATGGTGATCGTCGCGTGGTCGCTGACGAACGAGTAGTCCGTCTTGCCGGAGACCAGGACGTCGAGCCCCTCGTGGGTGCGGAAGGGCCGGGGCCGCTCGACGAAGCCCCGTATCGGCACGTTCACCAGGACCGCGACGCCGGCTGCCAGCGGCGCCCAGACGAGTGAGGCCACGGACGACGCCGCGTCCTCGGCACCCCGCCGGCGCACCGACCACCAGCACCACAGCACGAGCAGCACCATGGCGAGCAGCAGGCCGTACTCGCCGACGTACTCCATGCCCCGGTCGAACCAGGCGGGGGCGTCCTTGGCGAGGCCGTTGATGTCGTACAGCAGATCGACGTCAGGGTTCGACCCGGATTCTGCGAGTCCAGCCATGGTGCGCGGCCCCTTCGTCGTCTCTCTCGGCGCGCCCTTGCGCACGCCGTTTCTGCCCACCCCCGCTGGTTTGCAGATGCGCTATGTCACCAGGAACGCACGACTCCCGTAAATACGTTCCACACTCCACCGAATGATCACTCAGACGTTATCGAAGAGAGACTCATCGCCGCAGCTCAGGGGGTGGGTTCACGCTCGGTTCACACCGTCGTGGGGAGCGCTTTCGCGCCATCTTCCGTCACCCTCGTGGCCCCGAAGTAGTCGGGGGTGTCGATCGGGTCGAACCGGATCACAGCCCCTGTTCTCGGCGCGTCGATCATGTACCCGCCACCTACATAAATCCCCACATGACGGATGGCCCGGGAGTTGCCGAGGTCGTCCGAGAAGAACACCAGATCACCAGGCAGCAGTTCGTCCCGTGAGGGGTGCGGACCGGCGTTGTACTGATCGTTGGCGACCCGCGGAAGTGTGATGCCCACACTCTCGTAAGCGGCCTTGGTCAGCCCGGAACAGTCGAACCGCCCGCCGTCCGCGGCTGTCCCGTTGCCACCCCACAGGTAGGGCGTGCCGAGCTTCTTCTGGGAGTAGTAGATGGCGCCGGCCGCCTGCTCGGACGGATCGACCCGGCTCACGGGAGCCGCGAAGCTCTCCTCCAGGGTCGTGATCGTCTTCACGTAGTTCCGGGTCTCCTGGTACGGCGGCACACCCCCGTACTTGATGACCGCGTAGGCCCCCGCGTTGTACGAGGCCAGCATGTTTTCGGTCAGATTCCCGGGAACGTTCCTCACATACGAGGCGAGTGAGCAGTCGTATTCCGCGGCGGACGGAATCGCGTCCTTCGGATCCCATACGTCCTTGTCGCCGTCGCCGTCACCGTCGACCCCGTGCGCGGCCCACGTCCCGGGAATGAACTGCGCTATCCCCTGGGCGGCCGCCGCGCTCTGGGCCTTCGGATTGAACCCGCTCTCCTGGTAGAGCTGGGCGGCGAGCAGCGCCGGATTGATGGCGGGGCACTTGTTGCCCCACTTCTGCACGAGCTCTCGGTAGGCGACGGGCACGGCCCCCTTGGCCAGCGTCTTGGTGCCACCGCCGGCCTCGTTGGCCAGGTTCCCGGCGACCACGAACACGCCGACGACGAGCAGCATCACGAAGCCGAGTCCCGCCCCCAGGGCGGCACCCCCCACGATCCACGCCTTACGCACCGTCAACCGCCCCTCGGCCACTGGGATTCCGCCCGCGTCAGTCTAGGAGCTTCCCACCAGGAATCCCGCGCAACCAGGCGCGATCAGGCCGCGGCTCACGGATCCCCCGCCGCGTCCCGGTACAACCGCGCCGCCTCCGCCCCGAGCACCACGCTGTACGACACGTCCGCCGTGGCCCCGCCCTCCTCGTGCCCGCCCAGGACCCCCACGACCTCCCCGTACCCGTTGACCCACGGACTGCCGCTCGTGCCCCCGCTGAACCCGGGGCACTCGATGCGCTGTTGCGTACGGCTGTGGGAGGTCGGCCTGTTGGTGCAACTGATCGGCACCTCCCGGGAGCTGGGATACCCGGTGACGGTCACGGCGGTGGCCCCGGTGCCGGTCCGGGTGACGAAGCGGTAGCCGCCGCCGACCACGTCCTCGACCGCCTTCCCGCCCCGCTCGCCGACGACAGCGAAGCCGACATCACTGTCCTCGCTGCCCCCAC encodes:
- a CDS encoding DUF47 family protein, translated to MRFRLTPRETSFYDMFAASADNIVTGSKLLMELLGADASARAEIAERMRAAEHAGDDATHAIFHQLNSSFITPFDREDIYNLASSLDDIMDFMEEAVDLVVLYNVEELPKGVEQQVEVLARAAELTAEAMPNLRTMDNLTEYWIEVNRLENQADQIHRKLLAMLFNGKYEAIEVLKLKQIVDVLEEAADAFEHVANTVETIAVKES
- a CDS encoding inorganic phosphate transporter, producing the protein MDTLALVATIAVALFFTYTNGFHDSANAIATSVSTRALTPRAALAMAAVMNLAGAFLGSGVAKTVSEGLIETPQGSKGMGILFAALVGAITWNLVTWYFGLPSSSSHALFGGMVGAALAGGTTVYWSGVLDKVVIPMFISPVVGLVVGYLVMTAILWLFRRSNPHKAKRGFRIAQTVSAAGMALGHGLQDAQKTMGIVVMALVIADAEDYGDPIPVWVKIVCAVMLSLGTYAGGWRIMRTLGRKIIELDPPQGFAAETTGASIMFTTAFIFKAPISTTHVITSAIMGVGATKRVNAVRWGVAKNIILGWFITMPAAALVAAGAFGVVNLAFL
- the pstB gene encoding phosphate ABC transporter ATP-binding protein PstB, encoding MAKRIDVSGLTAYYGSHKAIEDISMTVEPRSVTAFIGPSGCGKSTFLRTLNRMHEVTSGGRVEGKVLLDDEDLYGHGIDPVSVRREVGMVFQRPNPFPTMSIFDNVAAGLRLNGSYKKSELSDTVEKSLKGANLWNEVKDRLNKPGSGLSGGQQQRLCIARAIAVEPNVLLMDEPCSALDPISTLAIEDLIGELKERFTIVIVTHNMQQAARVSDRTAFFNLAAVGQPGRLIEIDDTERIFSNPSVQATEDYISGRFG
- the pstA gene encoding phosphate ABC transporter permease PstA yields the protein MSTAVADKRPSTLQGARLPRWAPYAIAAGSVAVAIGIGLAAGLDSKVQQGLIAGIIFLLATFGAAAGVEGRRQAKDRLATSLVWVAFLLAVVPLVSLVWTTVTRGVKVLDIYFLTHSMGLIADTEPGGGIYHAIIGSLEQVGLATLIAAPIGVLTAIYLVEYGRGNLARSVTFFVDVMTGIPSIVAGLFILSIMLMFDMQPFGFAGSLALAILMMPVVVRSTEEMLKLVPNELREASLALGVPKWRTILKVVLPTSIGGIATGIMLAVARIAGETAPVLLLVWGNSLINSNPFEGAQQSLPLYIYQQYANSAGSGAAYDRAWAAALTLIAFVMILNLVARGIARWKAPKTGR
- the pstC gene encoding phosphate ABC transporter permease subunit PstC; amino-acid sequence: MDISTKNTEAPPPVPPPTAAEQKRAARGATRPGDRIFLGLSRGSGILLLVIMAAIAGFLTYRASMAISKDEANFFTAFEWNTTLLPPKFGIAVLAFGTVVSSIIAMVIAVPIAVAIALFLTHYAPRRLSGPIAYVIDLLAAVPSIVYGLWGALILVPNMTGLFGWLDKYLGWTGIFSWQGGAPRSMLTVGILLAIMILPIITNVSREVFRQAPQMIEEAALALGATRWEVIRMAVIPFGRSGVISASMLGLGRALGETMAVATVLSPTFDIQASLLDPGGGTFAQNIASKFSEASEIGRDALIASGLVLFVITLLVNGAARAIIARRKEYSGANA
- the pstS gene encoding phosphate ABC transporter substrate-binding protein PstS — its product is MKLQRMNRRALTLGALAVSGALALTACGSDDTSSGGDSGASSSAAAGNIKCDDAKGQLLADGSSAQKNAIDAWVKQFTQACGVQINYKGSGSGAGITAFTQGQVAFAGSDSALKPEEVTASKKVCTGGQGIDLPMVGGPIAIGFNVPGVDKLVLDAPTLAKIFNDKITNWNDAAIKKLNPDAKLPDLKIQAFHRSEDSGTTDNFTKYLIASAKSDWPYEGGKAWQAKGGQSASGSSGVAQQVKQTSGAIGYMELSYAKDGITPVSIDTGASAPVDATVENATKAIADAKVVGTGTDLALQLNYATKADGAYPITLVTYEVVCDKGNKAETLPATKAFLRFIASEDGQKVLADNDYAPIPDDIIAKVRTTIDGLS
- a CDS encoding FAD-binding oxidoreductase, coding for MERRTFIGGTATALAAVATGCRTGGGSAASTSASTSRASFRTTSATAANWSALARDLDGLLVRPGDAAWPAARQLYNTRFDSLKPAAVAYVAGGDDIRTALSYARAHSLHVAIRNGGHSYAGWSSGNGRLVIDVSKLNRVRASGGSAVVGAGAKLIDVYRGLAAKGVTIPAGSCPTVGVSGLTLGGGHGVVSRAYGLTCDSLTQATLITADGKQLTANATDHKDLFWALRGAGNGNFGVVTELHFKTHPAPQAVTAYLSWPWSKAAAVMKAWQEWGPSQPDEIWSSLHLAGAPGGHTTVSVAAFSIGTYGELQNAVDRLADKVGAPASSVSLRRRGYEEAMEIYAGCSAFSNDAQCHLPGSTPGRSGQGALGRETYAARSDFFDRSLSPAGIQTLLKQMNSVRGGSGSIAFTALGGAVNRVSPTATAFVHRRSRMLAQYIAAWRAGTSGSTAQAWLTSAHTAMKPHASGAAYQNYTDPTLKNWRTAYYGAAATRLTTIKKQYDPNRFFTYPQAL
- a CDS encoding phosphatase PAP2 family protein, with the protein product MAGLAESGSNPDVDLLYDINGLAKDAPAWFDRGMEYVGEYGLLLAMVLLVLWCWWSVRRRGAEDAASSVASLVWAPLAAGVAVLVNVPIRGFVERPRPFRTHEGLDVLVSGKTDYSFVSDHATITMAMAVALFVANRKFGLLGLGLALLEGFCRIYMGVHYPTDVVGGFALGTAVALLLSPVATALLTPLTKAIERSPRAGRLIRARGRSYDGRDAVVPGAHKEPTGTEERDLAA
- a CDS encoding bifunctional lytic transglycosylase/C40 family peptidase, with amino-acid sequence MAEGRLTVRKAWIVGGAALGAGLGFVMLLVVGVFVVAGNLANEAGGGTKTLAKGAVPVAYRELVQKWGNKCPAINPALLAAQLYQESGFNPKAQSAAAAQGIAQFIPGTWAAHGVDGDGDGDKDVWDPKDAIPSAAEYDCSLASYVRNVPGNLTENMLASYNAGAYAVIKYGGVPPYQETRNYVKTITTLEESFAAPVSRVDPSEQAAGAIYYSQKKLGTPYLWGGNGTAADGGRFDCSGLTKAAYESVGITLPRVANDQYNAGPHPSRDELLPGDLVFFSDDLGNSRAIRHVGIYVGGGYMIDAPRTGAVIRFDPIDTPDYFGATRVTEDGAKALPTTV
- a CDS encoding trypsin-like peptidase domain-containing protein gives rise to the protein MKRSPRRVLALTVLLAVTSASEAAADDGAGPLGVTAVAASTARSVRVGALFAGGGHFCTASVVHSPGRDLIVTAAHCLDGSTGDAVFVPGYRDGRSPYGVWKVERRLLPGGWAEGRNDGSADSGGSEDSDVGFAVVGERGGKAVEDVVGGGYRFVTRTGTGATAVTVTGYPSSREVPISCTNRPTSHSRTQQRIECPGFSGGTSGSPWVNGYGEVVGVLGGHEEGGATADVSYSVVLGAEAARLYRDAAGDP